The sequence below is a genomic window from Streptococcus oralis.
TTTGATATTTTCAGTCAAGTGATCAAAGATACGTGCAAACTCTTCTGGAGTCGTAAAGCCAACTGTGTCAGGGATATTGATATAAGATGCACCTGCATCGACCGCTGTTTGAACGACTTGTAATAGGAAATCCAACTCTGTTCTAGTCGCATCTTCAGGAGAGAATTCGACGATTTCAAACTTAGAACGTGCGTAAGAAACATGTTCCTTGATAGCTTCTAAAATCTCTTCCTTGCTCTTATTGAGCTTATACTTGCGGTGAATCGGACTGGTAGCGATAAAGACATGAATTTGTGGATACTTGGCATCCTTAAGTGCCTCATAACAAGCATCAATATCAGATTTTACAGAACGAGCTAATCCTGTCACTGCTGTTTTTTTCATGGCTTTAGCAATTTCTTGAACAGCTATAAATGAATCTGGACTAGCAGCCGGAAAACCAGCTTCAATTACAGAAATTCCCCATTTCTCCAGCTGCCTTGCAATGGAAACTTTTTCCTTTATTGAGAAGTTAACACCAGGTGTTTGTTCCCCATCACGAAGGCTTGTATCAAAAAATTCAACTTTACGCATAAGATTTCCCCTTTTCCAAATATGGTTTTAAAAAAACATCTCGCTCAGAAACCCAAGCGAGATGTTGATTTACTCCCGCTTGGTAAGCCAAACAGGACTAATGCTTTTGCACTAGCCCGAGTACCTCAACAACAAAGCAAATTGATTAAACTTAGCTGTTTTCATGTTTGACTTTCTCCTTCGTTTGATATCTTGTCTAGTATTCTAGCATAGCTAAAAACACTTGTCAAGAAAAAATCCATTATTTTCTGAAAATTTCTTCAGTAAAGAATATTTTGCTAATTGAAAGTATTTGAAAACTCAAGTAACTTTACTTATTTTTTCACTGTCAAGTTCCAACTTCTTTCTATCAATTTCAGTACCATTTCATCTGACAAAGTATCATCAAGCGCCAGACTAAGCCAGTAGCGTTTGTTCATATGAAAAGCTGGATAAATGCCCTTTTGTGAAAGCAAGTCAGCTACTTGGTCGTGTTTGAGGTTGACTGCTTCAACTAGCCCTTCTCTCCCCTTATCTAACTTATCCCATGGAATTCTCATCAAAACAGCATACCACTTTTGATTGCCTTCATGGCGCAATACAGCTGTATCAGGCGACTTTTCCCACAGATACTCCAACTGATTACCATACTTTTCTTGAACCTGATCCATGATACGCTTAGTCTGAGGACAGATAAAATCCTGCACATCAAAGCAAGCCTTCCGAATCTGGTAAAGAATCTCCAAACAAGCCTCACGGACACTTCCGACAAAACTTCCCCTCATACTTTCCATGTGTACTTGAGGATAGAGATCACCCGTCTCTTGATCAAAGACCTGAAAACTCACATCATCAACAGTGATGGACACAGTTATAAAAAAGTCACCCTGCAAAATCTGGTAACTATAGGTCCAGACTTCCCCATTTTCTACAAAACCATAGGCATGGGCTTTTTCTTTATTAAACTGATAGGATTTAAAAATTTCAAACATAAGTGAAAACTGCTACCAAAAGCTAGCAGTTCCTTTCTATTTTTTAAAAGACAACCTTAGTTCCATGCAACTGTGTCACACCCAGCTGATCGATAAAGGTTTGACGGTTATCCAAGTCAATCCCCCCACCTGGTAGAATTTCAATTTTACCTTTAGCATGTTCTAAAATTCTGTGATAATGGGCAAAACGCTTGTCTAGCGAGTCCCCAGATACTCCAGCACGAGTTAAGATACGAGTGACACCAGCTTGGCTTAACCAGTCAATGGCTTCCAACTGGTCTTCATCACTTAATTCATCAAAGGCCATGTGGAAGACAATTTCCATTCCTTTAGATGCGGCAATCAGCTTCTCAAGATTAGTCTTATCCAACTTCTTCTCAGCAGTTAAAACCCCAAATACAACCCCTTGACTTCCAGCCTGCGCAGTCAAATGAATGTCTTCTAACATAATCGCTATTTCAAGATCATTATAGACAAAGTCGCCACCACGGGGACGAATCATGGTCATAATGGTGGTGTCGTAGTTAGCTGCCAGTTCAACCGCTGCCTTGGTCACTCCATAGCTAGGTGTTGTTCCACCAACTGCTAGATTGTCACAAAGTTCGATTCGACGAGCTCCAGCCTGCATCGCTTTTTCAAGCAAGGTCACATTTTCAGCACAAAATTCGTAAATCATTTGATTCTCCTTGATGTTTTCTTTAAATTTATTATATCATATTATTTTAAATATGCTTTTATTTTTATCAAGGCAAATTACTACTATTTTAACTATTCTTTGTCAGGAATGACTTTAAAAAGATAGTAGGTGATAAAGATAGTCAAGGCTCCCAAACCGATTTTGACTGGCAAAAGAGGGGCAAAATAAATAGAAATTCCCATCAAGATATAGATAGATACGATGATTTTTTTCTTGCGTTCTCGCGCGATTGACTTGGTTTCCCGAAAGTCGGCTACATAAGTCTGATAAAGCTTGGTATGATAAAGCCAGTCTTCAAAACGCTTAGAAGATTTGGAAAAACAAGCGATAGACAGCAAAAGAAAGGGAGTTGTTGGCAAGAGCGGCAAGACAACACCTACAAGAGCTAGAGCCAAAGAAATAAAACCAATACAGAAATAAATAATGCGCATAACTTCTCCTAATAAAATAATCTTCTACTAGTTTCCCACAAAGTGAGGAAATTTGTCAAGCTTCAAGTAAAAAGAGCCTGAAATTCATTTTCAGGACTCTGCATTTTATTTGATCTTTTCCTCTTCGTAGTCGCCATTACTACATACAACTTGCTTGCCACCACCACGGACTTTTTTCTCCACAAGGAAGTGTCCGCATTTTGGACAGTCACGGCCAATCGGTTTGTCCCAGGAAGTAAATTCACATTCTGGGTAACGGTTGCAACCATAGAAGATACGATTGCGCTTGGTTTTGCGTTCGATGATTTGTCCTTGATGGCAGCTTGGACACTCGACACCAATCTCTTTAACAATCGCTTGTGTGTGACGGCAGTCTGGGAAATTACTACAAGCATAGAATTTACCAAAACGACCGAGCTTAATCACCATTGGACTGCCACAAACTTCACAGTCAAATCCAGCTGGCTCATCCTTAATCTGGATTTTTTCCATTTCGGATTCAGCCTTGGCTACTTCTTTGGAGAATGGTTTGTAAAATTCATCAATAACACGTTGCCACTGCTCTTTACCAACTTCGACATCATCCAGTTTCCCTTCCATCTCAGCTGTGAAGGTCACGTTGACGATGTCTGGGAAGTATTCAACGATGAGTTTATTGACAATTTCTCCCAACTCTGTTGGTTCAAAACGTTTAGCTGCCAGACGAACGTAGTAACGTTTTTGGATGGTTTCAATGGTCGGAGCGTAGGTTGACGGACGTCCAACTCCATTTTCTTCCAAGGTCTTGATAAGTGTCGCTTCTGAATAGCGAGCTGGCGGTTGGGTGAAATGTTGCTCTGGCTTGCTATTGACCTGCTTGACCACATCTCCAACAGCCATATCTGGCAACATTTTGTTCTTGTCAGAGTCGTTGTAGATAGCAAGATAACCATCAAACTTAACTTGGCTTCCATTTGCCGCAAACTGAACCCCATTTTGAGATAGCTTAACAGCCATGGTATCAAAGATAGCGCCTGTCATCTGGCTAGCCACAAAACGGTTCCAGATAAGAGTATAGAGCTTGAGCTGGTCTTTGTCCAAGTACTTAGCGATGCTTTCTGGTGTGTTAAAGACACTAGATGGGCGAATGGCTTCGTGGGCATCTTGAGCACCTGAGGCATTCTTGACCTTGCTACCATGCTTGGAATACTTGCTACCAAAACGGTCGTTAATGTAGCTTGCAGCTTCGTTCTGAGCCACAGGACTGATACGAGTCGAGTCTGTACGCATATAGGTAATCAAACCTTGCACGCCCGATCCGATATTGATTCCTTCATAGAGCTGTTGAGCCACCATCATAGTCTTTCGAGTACGGAAATTAATTTTGTTAGCCGCATCCATCTGCATGGTTGAAGTCGTATAAGGTAGGGGGGCATTGCGTTTGCGTTCTTTCTTATCTACCTGGTCTACTGTGAAATCTTTACTAGTCAAATGAGACAAGACTTCTTTGACTTCTTCATTGGTGGTCAATTTCATCTTTTTGCCATTCATACCATAGAAAGAAGCCTGAAATTGTTTGGTTTCCTTCTTAAAGACACCATCAATTGTCCAGTATTCTTCTGGTTGGAAGGCATTGATTTCATTTTCACGGTCAATGATGAGCTTAAGGGCAACTGACTGCACACGTCCTGCTGATAAGCCCTTCTTGACCTTTTTCCATAAAATAGGCGAAATCGAATACCCTACCAAGCGGTCTAAGACTCGACGAGCTTGTTGGGCGTCGACCAAGTCCATGTCAATCTTGCGAGGTTCTTTAAAGGCATTTTTTACTGCGTCTTTGGTGATTTCATTAAAGACTACACGGTTGGCATCATTCTCGTCCAAGTTGAGAATGTGAGCCAAATGCCAGGAAATTGCTTCTCCTTCACGGTCCGGGTCACTCGCCAGAAAGACTTTATTAGCTTTTTTGGCTTCTTTTTTCAAGTCATTGATGAGAGGACCTTTTCCCCGTATATTGATATATTGTGGTTCATAGTTATTTTCAATGTCAACAGACATACTAGATTTCTTCAAATCACGGATATGCCCGACACTGGCTAAAACCTTATAATTTCTGCCTAGATATTTCTCAATCGTTTTCGCCTTAGCAGGCGACTCCACGATGACTAGATTTTTCATAACTGTTGATTTTTTCTTCTTTGTTGCCGTAGCCACACTATCACACCTTTTCAAAGTAATAAACTTTATAAAGTGTAAACCATTTTTAAAGACCTGTCAAGACTTAACTCCTATAGTATAGAAGAAAAGTTTATCTGAGTGAACAAATTTCTCCTTAAAATTCAAACTCAGCCAGCACATCTTGACCACTGGAAATCAGCTTTGCTCCCTCTTGGATCAGGTGGTGACAGCCATCTGAATGGCCATCTAAAATGTTTCCTGGAATGGCAAAAACATCACGCCCTTCCTCCATAGCTCGCTCACAAGTGATGAGACTACCAGAACGCATCCTTGCCTCTGCTACAATAACGCCGCGACACAGTCCTGCTATGATTCGATTACGAGCTGGAAAGTGAAATTTCAAGGGTTCTTCACCAGGTCCGTACTCGCTAAGTACCAAATGGTGATTG
It includes:
- a CDS encoding MmcQ/YjbR family DNA-binding protein yields the protein MFEIFKSYQFNKEKAHAYGFVENGEVWTYSYQILQGDFFITVSITVDDVSFQVFDQETGDLYPQVHMESMRGSFVGSVREACLEILYQIRKACFDVQDFICPQTKRIMDQVQEKYGNQLEYLWEKSPDTAVLRHEGNQKWYAVLMRIPWDKLDKGREGLVEAVNLKHDQVADLLSQKGIYPAFHMNKRYWLSLALDDTLSDEMVLKLIERSWNLTVKK
- a CDS encoding copper homeostasis protein CutC, producing MIYEFCAENVTLLEKAMQAGARRIELCDNLAVGGTTPSYGVTKAAVELAANYDTTIMTMIRPRGGDFVYNDLEIAIMLEDIHLTAQAGSQGVVFGVLTAEKKLDKTNLEKLIAASKGMEIVFHMAFDELSDEDQLEAIDWLSQAGVTRILTRAGVSGDSLDKRFAHYHRILEHAKGKIEILPGGGIDLDNRQTFIDQLGVTQLHGTKVVF
- a CDS encoding YbaN family protein is translated as MRIIYFCIGFISLALALVGVVLPLLPTTPFLLLSIACFSKSSKRFEDWLYHTKLYQTYVADFRETKSIARERKKKIIVSIYILMGISIYFAPLLPVKIGLGALTIFITYYLFKVIPDKE
- the topA gene encoding type I DNA topoisomerase; this translates as MATATKKKKSTVMKNLVIVESPAKAKTIEKYLGRNYKVLASVGHIRDLKKSSMSVDIENNYEPQYINIRGKGPLINDLKKEAKKANKVFLASDPDREGEAISWHLAHILNLDENDANRVVFNEITKDAVKNAFKEPRKIDMDLVDAQQARRVLDRLVGYSISPILWKKVKKGLSAGRVQSVALKLIIDRENEINAFQPEEYWTIDGVFKKETKQFQASFYGMNGKKMKLTTNEEVKEVLSHLTSKDFTVDQVDKKERKRNAPLPYTTSTMQMDAANKINFRTRKTMMVAQQLYEGINIGSGVQGLITYMRTDSTRISPVAQNEAASYINDRFGSKYSKHGSKVKNASGAQDAHEAIRPSSVFNTPESIAKYLDKDQLKLYTLIWNRFVASQMTGAIFDTMAVKLSQNGVQFAANGSQVKFDGYLAIYNDSDKNKMLPDMAVGDVVKQVNSKPEQHFTQPPARYSEATLIKTLEENGVGRPSTYAPTIETIQKRYYVRLAAKRFEPTELGEIVNKLIVEYFPDIVNVTFTAEMEGKLDDVEVGKEQWQRVIDEFYKPFSKEVAKAESEMEKIQIKDEPAGFDCEVCGSPMVIKLGRFGKFYACSNFPDCRHTQAIVKEIGVECPSCHQGQIIERKTKRNRIFYGCNRYPECEFTSWDKPIGRDCPKCGHFLVEKKVRGGGKQVVCSNGDYEEEKIK